TGCTCGGCTGGTAGCCCGTAACATACATATAAAAGTAATAATAGAACATTGCTATTTCTTTTACATTCTTTTTCTTTTCCCGATCCCAAGGCGTCATGAGGGAAGAGATAAGATATCacgcgatagaaagagaggtgTTATTGAAACTATTTTAGACCGTAGTGCctcagtttaacgaaatactaccagttgttcgacgcctttgaagtcgagcgatgccgccgctcgtgtaggtatatacgtgttcctacgcaatatgcaagggttgtcacaaaattgggattaaaatcgcgaggaaatcggtgaaattttagaccattgttctgtttagaattcgtatggcatccgtagacagaacagtaatgcaccattttatgatagaacctaaacgacacttaaaatatttaaaaccacgctCACGTAAACCCTCGTCCATCAATCACACAGACTACGCGAATCTGCGTGCAGCGGGCCGCGCTGCCCGCGCTCCGCAACCCACCTCACCGTTGCTCTGTACAAGTACATTCGTAATTGGACtgtatatttcaaggctgtggTAGTGCTGTGCAAGTTCATTGCGCTTTACTGCATCGTAACGAAGGTCGCTATTATTTAAAGGTCTTTGCGGAGTGAGCCTTCTGTACCTGTACTAGGTACTatttaagtattctgtggtCGCACTACATCATTATAAtccacagctgggcataggACTCTTGTAACACACACCACACGCCACACgtcgcctgaatctagcggctccctgcgactcgtttgatgttgtctgttcACCTGGGGAatgttccaacgctgcgctttctgatgcgaggtcgccattctagcatctttgtaccccaacgtctataggtTTTTCGAACGATGTGTCCTGACCCCTGccgattgccacttcagctgtgCAACCCGTTTAACTATCTTGCTTACTCTAgcataatctatactaatatcataaagaaGTAccgtttgtaagtttgtttgtagagagggggtaatctttgaaaCTATGATActgttttgaaaattctttcaccagtagaaagctttATTATttctgagtaacataggctatagcttatccatactaatattataaatgcgaaagtgtgtctgtctctctgtctgctagcttttcacggcccatccattcaaccaattttgatgaaatttggtactgaaatagcttgcatcccgaggaaggacataggctacttttaatcgcggaaaatcaaagagttcccacgggatttcaaaaacctaaatccacgcggacgaagtcgcgggcatcatctagttttcaaataaattagagatccctacgaaaattgtaacaaGCTACTCGTGCGATAAATATATAACTCACCAATAAAGTAGGAGTCACAAACGTCAAGCAGGGGTTCTCCATGCCTCCGTAGGGGAAGGAGGGGGGCAGAACTAACAAGTCGTACTGCGTCCACTGGTAGGGGCCACACATCTTCTCCGCGGCTTGCAGATATTTCTCCGTATCCGCGAATTCCCAAGTGCTCTGTGTTATTTCTTCTGCTTCTGACCATACGCGGGATCTGATGGAAAAAATATGTACAGTCCTCAGCAATTTTTATGGCTGCTTTAAGCCAGGAAATGGAATATTCCACAGCCCACGAACCGAGCCAAAAAGTATGTGATTCATAAGTAGCAATGACTACCCatatttaaatgcaaaagtttgtttgtttgttggtttgtccttcaatcactttgcaacggagcaacggatcgacgtgattttttgcatggatatagttaaagacctggagactgacataggctactttttatccaggaaaaacaaaaagttcccacgggattttaagaacaTAAATTCACGAGGACAAAGTCGTTGAACATAGCCTCGTTTCGAAGCGTTTTTGGGGTGCAAGTGCATCTCATTAGCACTGTGAACTCTTCAGGCGCAGCACTACAGCTGGGCAACTCACCTGGGGCCCAGCTTCCTGCTCTCCAGCACACCCGCGGCGATGGCCAGCAGGTAGGAGGGGATGGGCACGGGCTGGTTGAAGCTAGTGATGTTGTTCGCCACCTCGCCGCGTATGGCACTCATCAGCACTGTGAACTCCGCCGGCGCAGTCACTTTAGCTTGGTACGTGAACTTAACGGCTGGCGTATCTTGGCATGGCAGGATCGAACGGGCGTGGATTGGCTACAAAAACACATTTCACTATAGAGCacagggtctcctctcagagtgagaaggggtttggtcatagtctaccacgctggccatgtgcggattggtagacttcacacacctttgagaacattatggagaactcttaggcatgcaggtttcctcacgatgtttcccttcaccgttaaagcaagtgatatttaattacttaaaacgcacataactccgaaaagttagaggtgcgtgcccgagatcgaacccccgacctccgattagaaggcggacgtcctaaccactaggctatcacagcttatatattaatccatacttaatcataaatgtgaaagtgtgtctgtccgtctgtcggtctgctacctttccgttaaaccgattttggcgaaatttggtatagagatagcttgcataccggggacaAACATAGGCTTATTTCAGAAAATTAAGGAGCTCCCCCAGGATTTTATCCTCACGGGGTATAAATGAAATTAGTTAGCCCACCATGTTTTTTGGTTTTGGTTTATTTTactctagcttatgcccgcgacgtcgcccgcgtggattaccaaaatttcaaacccctgttttacacctttagggattgacttttcaaaaatcctttcttagcggatgtctacgtcataatagctatctgcatgccaaatttcagcccgatccgtccagtagttcgagctgtgcgttgatagatcagttgatcagtcagtcacttagtcaacttttcctttttatatatacacCGTGAAGTTTTCGTGGTTGTCTTCCCGTGGCAGAACGATTTGctctcagtagtactatcgaaattttgagttaaacttaaaaaataaaatgtttttgttttgaaataattaaaaaaatccacaactcgaaagtgtgagaaacaatagtagctccctagacgtaacgtgaatagtaggtaggtacatccactcgaaccgtgCTGCCAATGCCAatgcaaaataagctctcgcgcgtagtgatacggcataaactagcctgcacgtacgcggtatcactattggttcgaggcctcattcgatttttgtttttctcgattgtaaatttgtcatttttgactaatatttttctatatttataaatcgattgtaataccacgacaaaatcatttcgggaaaacaaccattaaaatttcagcgtgtacaTATAGCTTGTGTTCGTACCTGGCACTGGCTGAACATGTACGGGTGTACTTTCCCCGCAGTCTGATTGGCTTCCAACCATTGCAAAGCTGTTGCCGTCGGTGCCGAACTGTATTTTATTCTTATCTGCAGTCTATAATGTAGAAAAAGATGTTTGCGTGTATATTATGAGACCATAActtacataaattttaattttcatattacCTGCATGTGAAATAGAACTCCTATGTGGATActctgaattttgaaaaatgctttcttagctcGGATGTCtagtgtctacgtcataatagctatctacatgccaaattttagcccgatccgtgcagtagttatagagctgtgcgttgatagatcagtcagtcagtcagtcagtcaccttttccttttatatatatataatatttagatatagatttacGATATTTCGACTGTGAACTAGCAACATGTCCTAATATCAAGTTTTTGACGatttctctattttttttttattcatttacaagttagcccttgactgcaatctcacctggtggtaagtgatgatgcagtctaagaggatagctggctaacctggaaggggtatggcagtttttattaaacccgtactcctttggtttctacacggcatcgtaccggaacgctaaatcgcttggcggcaccagaccagaccagaaatttagaaattataaaattccaaacccctgccaggactcgaacccgggacctcccactaataagaccacagcgctcaccactgcgccagggaggtcgtcgtctTACTATGTATTTCGTACTTCACAGTGCGTCAGTCTTCACACTGGCAGGCATATACGATCACTAATTTAGCTGAAGGAAACATGTTATTTCCTTCATCCTGTAAAGTTGTTAAATtgagatataagtcccgcaaattgctgttgcgctggaaccatgtcacactaacatcgaaatgacgtcatttcgacgtcagccgaaataaaagtataccatcagctcgaaacttcactctagtgttgacgtcactaaaatggcggccacgcgcattagcaatttgcgggacttatagtacaTACCGGTTGCCAGTTCACAGTCAATATAGATCTCACATGTTATTACTACTCATAAAAGATTCCGAAGGTGCATCTTGCATCATATTGAATGTACAGCAAGTTGAACCGGTGTGTTCCAGGTCAATCCGCTTGCAAAGACACTCCTCTACATCATCAGAGTAAAAGTACTGCGTTCGAGGTTTATATGAGAATCCATCGAAGGTCATAGGAACTTTTTGTACTGGAAACTTTTTCATAGCTTGTTCACACTCTTCGTGAGTCATTCTTTTAGTGACGAAGGGATTGTAGCTTTAAAGGGAATTTAAATTAAGGAAATAATACTTAAGGCCTGTTTCACAACTccctccagataaactttagCTACTGATTTTGATGTTGACATTTTTTGTATAGATAATCtgtcaaaatgaaaaatttatCCGTTAGATAGTTTCTCTggcggttgtgaaacaggcccttggGATTTTTATAATCTGATATTTTTAAGCggcttttataggttacctatTGAGCCCATCGTTACACAGTAAATTAACGTGAAACTATGATTAAATCTAAATacaaaggttccgtacctcaaatggaaaaacggaacccttataggatcactttgttgtctgtctgtccgtctgtcaagaaacctacagggtacttcccgttgacctagaatcatgaaatttggcaggtaggtaggttttatagcagactttaggggaaaaatctgaaaaccgtgaatttgtggtcacatcacaaaaaaaaattaaaatgtgttttgaacgaataattagtgttttcaacttttaaagtaagcgtttaaactaccgtgagtgatttccattatttattttttgatttatcgtgcaaaacaaaaacgaaaaaaatacaactgtagcacggaactctcggtgcgcgagcctgactcgcacttggtcggatTTTTTTTCCACGATATCTATTCCCGGACTCCCCGAATAGGTAGCCGACAACTCATTACCGCATAGTATGAAAAAGCAAATTTTTAATACGTAATCATTTACTCACTTTTGTTCCGGCGCAGCAGACTGTGGCAAAGTAATTGTCAATTTTGATCCTAAATTTGGAACAGCATCATCGATATTATATCTGAGTGGAGTACCATCATCTAGCTCCAACTTTTCTATGGTCAAATCTCTTGTATCTAATATCTAAAACATAGATATAGGATAAAATTGCATGTAGAGAGGCCGCCCACTGCCCACTTTTTGCAACGATTCAATAGCAATATAGTCGCAAAAAGTCAGCGATAGTCGCGATACTGCATTGATATCGTCTGTCgcgcgttgcaaatgcgactaacagcCAAAAGTAGCGATGCAGATGCACATCAACGAAACGCGCTACTAAATCGCTGCAAAACCTCCGCGGGCGACCTCCCTAAGTATCTCTTAGGGTTTGTTAGcaactcgtcccattcgcaactTGTCTCATTCGCAACTCGTCTTATTTATACGGATAGACTATTTAACACGCCACGGATGctttttcacataatattattgtgtatgGCTTAGTGATTTTTTAATGGAATTCTTTGAACCCatcacctcaaaaggaaacaagaAACCCccctaggatcactttgttctctgtatgtctgtccatATGGTtactcataaaaaaattaaaccgtgttcatgaacaaataattagtattttccattttaaaagtaagataactatataccaagtagggtatcatcatatgaaagagctttaaaatgtcgaaaaatatagTCCCCCCCATTTATCTCCGAAGTTgacaaaaatctgaaataattatggtcgATAGAAGTAttctgaaattaacattttttatgtAGACACAACCGCGCGTTATAGTAAGTAAACCTTACACCTAGCCTGCAGCTACTGAAGCTGGAGGGACGAAATGCAAATGGGACGAGCTGCAAATTGAACGAGTTTCAGTtgcttttcggatttatttactttattttatttactttactttattggtttatcacggctcatccgctaaatgtggtacagagataccttgtATCCCAGAGATGGACATAGGCCACTCCAATTCCGTCTGAGTATCATAATAtatgcatattatattatataaggtCATATAAGAGGGTTTTCTGGATTCACAGTGAAAACATATTATCTAATATAGatcatattattaaaatatggaCCTTTCAAGATATTCATGTCAAAATGTCAACTTCAGATATCAATAACAAATAATGCTGTATTGATCGACAGGCGTTATCACTTAGCACTTTAAATTGCAATTTTAGCCTTTGggaaaaacatttttagtaGGCATTTCCCAAAATTCTTAGTCCTATCAAAGTTACCTAAAAACCATTTTGTACataatttattgattttattttttgcttcTCTCAATTTTTTCTGTCTATATGAAATAAAATCAGTCAgttgtctggtaggaggcttcggccgtggctggttaccaccctaccggcaaagccgtggcaccaagtgatttagcgttctggtacatGGTTCTGgtggcatgggtttaataaaaactgccacaccccttccaggttagcccgcttccatcttagaccgcatcattgagattgcagtaaaaaaaaaggtttcagGACTGTATGAGATAAAAAGTGCTTCCTACTGGTATACTGATTAAACAGTGTTACTTACCAGATCGTCAATATAGTCTAAAACTTGAATATTATACAAAGCAGTTCCATACAATACTTTCTTTTCAAAGTCCACGTCGTATGTTAGGTCAATATGCTTAATTATAGCAAATTCtgcaataaataataggtattaaaataaagtaaaacagCAAATGTTATTTTAACTATATGGAGGAATAGACTCCTCAGCCCTTGTGCCTCACTATGTACCACCAAATAGATAgataatgtacctatctacttatttttttagttggtgtgatataattatttttctttaaaagaatattaaccaagtatatcatgctgactaatattaagcgtaaagcttgtgcttggAGGTGGGGTTCGAACgggtgacctttcggttttcactcCACTccttcaaccgttgagctatcgaggcttttAAACCTACTTCACAGCTTTAAAAGCTCTTTTTTCGAGACACTGTGTACTTAGCACACAATATTATTAAGGTAAAACATAATTTAATTCCATTAAAATTAATCTTGTTCTTTTTAATACTTTCTGAAACCAAGGTAGAGTCTTGACTTCACCTGTTGGTCTGCACCAAATATTATTccatttttgaatttaaaaaattaaaactcagTACCTGGCCTAGAAAATGAGGATGGATCCAATGGACTCAAAGCAGCCATAGCTTTCTCTGCGCTAAAACAAACAACACTAATCACAAACAGATACATCACTCTCGGAAAATCCATCATTactcaaaaataaagaaaagacCGCTCACTACCACATCTCAATCAAGATTGAATAGTGTTATCAATATCAAACACTAGTTTCTCTAGAACTATGGTAGTTTCTCTTCTAATACGTAAGCAAATTTGAACCTTAAATCAATACACAGAGATGTGATTTCCTATGTCAGGCCTAACAAGGAAAGTCTCTCATGAAAGTAATTCAAGGACCAAataattgttgttgttgttgaaaATGTTTTCTACACTAAATTCACATTGGCAGAATTAATGCAGCCAAAACCTGCAGTACAAAGAAccataaagaagaaaaaaaatgtgatttCTATAttggattttatttaaaagtttactATATTTCAACATCTAACTTAATAACCATAgatttttctatcatgcacaactatgttgaatcatttaaaagtaaacactgcataAAATATCATACATAATTACAGATAAATTAAAGGGACCAGGGTATTTTATAGTGTTATAAAGGGTTTTCGTTTAACAGAAAGTCATAGAAAACAATGTAATCaataagtacccttattataaatgcgaaagtgtgtttgttggtttgtccttcaatcacgtcgcaacagagcaacggatcgacgtgattttttgcatgggtatagataggtagttaaagacctggagaatgacataggctactttttatctagtattaaaatattaattattttaaaggaaAGAAAATCTTCAGTACCTATTATAACTGCTGATGCGGTACAAAGTAGATGGATAACGATGACTTCTGTTTCTTTATCCGGTGAAACTAAGATACTGGAGCAATCAATGAAAGATCTATACTATCATTTAATATTCAAAACTTCTGAAACATTTTGTGTATGCTGTGGATACATTGTATTGTAGCGGTATTAGCCACCGGGTAAACAAACTTATCTTTAGTAGAGTAAAAAGACTTACTTGTATAAGCAATAACTTCTATTATCTATAGAAGGCACCTTCTGTATTCCTTTTCCTGGCgtgaatgtaaaaatattctcaAATCTTAATTTCCGTGTAAAAACTGAATATGCTCCTTGTAGTCTTGTAAATATGGAATGCCGAAAAGGAAAACGAAAATGCCGCGTGACTACTTTGCCGATGACAGacatattttttcaatttttttttttttaaatctgactttacggctctggataGTAGGTTCTAGTCCTTTTGACCAAAGAGTATAATACAAGTATTAAATATCGTCATGTAAAAAATGGATTGGCCTAAGTAAATTTTTTGTCCTATAGtcctattcttcttcttctcaatcgttcactcttgacaaaGTGGTCGTAGCTGTGACTTTAGGAAAAAATCACGCCTTGCGATCTACTGGTATGCTCTGTACTGGCACGTGAGCTACTAGTAGAATCTCGATACACATGCGAGAAGCTCGTTTTTGCTTGTAACTGGCATACTTTTGTgcatgtacagtacgcgcggcgagagtttggctttgaccgttattgcgcagaaatcagaaattgggtatcaacgggcaattagtggggtgcggggcgggtgtgtaggcgcacgcggtgctctgattggcgctccactgctccagtcgttccctgcctctgtttgtacaatcaggttcacaagtgaattgctattttcgttaattgtttattatataagaatctgaatagcactgctgctaagacttttttttaatgttaacttttgtatttaataattattttaagttttcttttgtttgtatgtaccaattttacatgtatcttggaataaataattttattaaaaaacaattatttagaattttcatcgctgtctctgtaaactttaaaaggaaataaacattttatataagtaaaataactatcaatagttttaataaatgaagaagtttatctatttcgtattattttctagcattattaccactgtacatgaattttgacccactcaaatatccaacctggtacataaaaaaggaaaagtattgtgtgcgtgacagtacccatgcgcagtaatcccctccacccgaaggtcaaagccaaactctcgccgcgcgatctgtaacAAGGATGTGTATCACAGTTGCCAAACGGGCAGGAcaactttgctgacagaagtctcaacgcaacttcctgaaatttacccatatgtttggcaatgttacagctctgcttctaaattattctttggagatagcgatattaagtcttctgtaggcgttcagcagggggatcctttaggtccggccctgttcagcttagggatccataaccatatctcaaatttaacatctaaatttaacatatggtatcttgatgatggaaccattgggggcaacgtggatgacgttctaaaagatcttaatcatattaagcaacagtttgggaaaattggtttagaacttaatttttcgaaatgcgaattgttttttacagaaaaactgtcgcaagaaagaattctattggcctctgaattattcaatgaaatttcacctaatattaaaatacttgataaacgttcactttgccttctcggtgctcctctttataatgaatccatacaaccactcttggatcaaaaagtcagaacattttcggctaataccgacaaattgggcactctaaattctcacattgcattttcgatcctaaaatattgcctttttgtacctaaattaatttacattctccgcgcgagcccaatttggaaatttcatggactactcgataacatggatgccacccttaaaagtacactagaacaaattctaaatttaacttttgatgagcactcctggaaccaagcaactttaccggtcaagtacggtggcatcggcgtgaggaaaatttccagtgtagctcttccggcttttctgtcctctgtgcatagtataaaagagcttagctctcaaattctcaaatccaattcatcattgacctatgccgcagaggccctagagagttggaaggtcagatgtcccaatgtcgacatcccgaaggaacgtactacacaaaaactttgggatttgccattggttcaactgacacatacgaatttggttcaaaatcttacaagtgacagagatcgtgccaggcttctagcattatccgaaaaggaatctgggtattggctgcatgccttgccatcaaaaaatctcggcacacttttagataacgaaagttttcgtgtggctctaggtctcagattgggaacaccactgtgccatcagcacagatgtccgtgtggaaaagaggttgataaatttggaatccacggactctcttgccaaaggagctccggtaggctgtttaggcatggctctcttaacgatacaattaaaagagctcttgccaccataaatattcctgcgctcattgagccggcagggattagtcgggatgatggcaagagacctgatggattgacgctggttccct
Above is a window of Maniola hyperantus chromosome 20, iAphHyp1.2, whole genome shotgun sequence DNA encoding:
- the LOC117991762 gene encoding leukotriene A-4 hydrolase yields the protein MSVIGKVVTRHFRFPFRHSIFTRLQGAYSVFTRKLRFENIFTFTPGKGIQKVPSIDNRSYCLYNAEKAMAALSPLDPSSFSRPEFAIIKHIDLTYDVDFEKKVLYGTALYNIQVLDYIDDLILDTRDLTIEKLELDDGTPLRYNIDDAVPNLGSKLTITLPQSAAPEQKLQIRIKYSSAPTATALQWLEANQTAGKVHPYMFSQCQPIHARSILPCQDTPAVKFTYQAKVTAPAEFTVLMSAIRGEVANNITSFNQPVPIPSYLLAIAAGVLESRKLGPRSRVWSEAEEITQSTWEFADTEKYLQAAEKMCGPYQWTQYDLLVLPPSFPYGGMENPCLTFVTPTLLAGDRSQADVIIHEIMHSWTGNLVTNRNFEHFWLNEGFTVYLERKVAASLIRDPLEARQSRDFESILGLQELKETIYNELGVNNSFTSLVIKLDGFSPDDAFSRVPYEKGSLFLRYLEDLVGGANVFDPFLRSYLDKFQRQSIDTYQFKDYLLDYFKDNKEMSRVDWDTWLFKTGMPPIIPDYDTTSAKEVKQVVDKIKNEPDSQLAYNDVTAFSPHQIINLLQSLIEQDPLPLDKLQNMGLKYKICTSKNSEIEFRWLRLCIRSKDKTKLDDAFSFVNSQGRMKYVRPLYRDLYAWEEVRESTIENFQQNEPFMMHVSAHMLKKDLHLVE